The DNA sequence AGTCTATGCTTTGGCGGAGCAAGGGGTTCCCCTGACGGCTGCTTTATTATCCAGGGAGAAGAAACAGGTGCTTGAAGACTTCTGGGGCAGTTCAGTTGAAATCGATGAAGGGGCAAGCCTGACATGGATGAGGCAGCCTCATTACTACATGGGTCTGTACCCGTATACTTACTCTGCGGGATTGACTGTATCAACTGCTGTTGCACAAAGGATCAAGGAAGAAGGACAGCCTGCCGTTGAACAGTGGATCGATGTACTGAAAGCCGGAGGAACGAAAAAGCCGCTGGAGCTTATCAAGGACGCGGGCGTTGATATGAGCAAGCCGGATTCGATCAGGAAAGCTGTTTCTTTTGTCGGTTCTCTTGTTGATGAACTGGCGGACAGCTATCAATAATGAAACAAAGGGTGAGCCTGATTCAGGCTCACCCTCTTTAGTCAAGAGGTCTTAAAGCAGAAGTGCGGTCAATGAAAAGAAAACCATCGTACCGGTCGGAAATCTGTGAAGGAACGTAATTTCCATTGAGTTCAAATTCCGGATTATATACGACTCCCACCGCTCTGTGTCCAATCGTTTCTTGAAAAAGGCTGCGATTTTCGCTGCTGAAGAGAATCAGCTTATTATGTGCACCAGCCCGGTGCAGCAAATCCTCCCAGCTACCTTCTGCTGCAGGAGGCAGAAGCATCACTTCCCTTCTCTCTCCCCAGCTGCGTCCGGCAATCACAGTCCCGTCGTATGTTCCCAGACCGAGCGCAAATACTTTGCCGGCATACCTCTCCCTGAGAATCTGGCCGACATTCGTCATCCCATGCATTTCCATATCAGTTGCTCTTGCATCACCGATATGCGTATTATGCTCCCAGATGACGATCTTTGTAGCTTCACCATAGTATCTAATGATTTCCTCAATTGCGCTGACCATATGTCTGTCCCTAATGTTCCAGTCCTCAGCGCCGCCTTTTACCATTGACCGGTAATAACTTTCTGCATGAAGGGCAACAAGGCTGTTGACTGAAAGGTTAAGCGCCGTTTCATTTTGGGGAGGGTATTTTGCCAAGTCTCTCCGGATATTTAACAGCAGCTCCATTACTTCTTCCTCGCACGATTCTCCATAAAAGCCCGATGACACCGCATAGTCCTCAGGATTCCTGTAATAAGGCTCAAAGCACGAAAAAGCTTTTTTGGCAGCTTCTGCATCATTGGAGCTGTCTTTTTCAAGATGCTGGATGATTTCCTCCATGGACTCCCATAAACTGTAGACATCCAAACCGTAAAAGCCAATCATATCTTTTTTTGCCTGCTCATTATAATCCCTGAGCCATACGATAAAGTCCTGGATCTCACGATTGGCCCACATCCACTCCGGCCATCTGTTAAATGCTGCTTTCAGTACATCCTGTGGCAGGCGCTGATTATACGATTTGATATAGCTGTTAACCTCAAAACATGAGGGCCAGTCCCCTTCAACACAGACGGCCTTGAAGCCATATTGTCCGATAAGCTTCTTCGTCAGCTCTGCCCTCCAGGTATAAAATTCAGATGTTCCATGGGACGCTTCCCCAAGTAGGACGAACTGGGAGCTGCCGGCAGCTTCTGCTGCTGCATCCAAGTCATTAAAATTATCAATCCTAATGCTGTGGTTCTGGATATCTGAGATTATTCTTTCTGCATTATTTTTAAACATTCCCTGCCTCCTTTTTTTCTATCTGTTATGCGTATTCCCGGCTGCTCAGATCCTAAAGCCTCTGCTTTAATTTGGTCGTAATGCATAGTGGAGATACATCAGGAAAAACTTTTAAATAGATGGTTCGAAAAAAGGAGGGGATATACTTGCAGGAGAAAGAAACAGAAGACCCTAAGAATTTTGCACCTTCTGAGCCTGAAATGACAATAGACACTGATGCTCGCGGGATAAACGAAAGAAATACGCCCGGAGACTCTGTCAATGAGCATGAATCACTGGAAACAGCCAATAGCATCATAGCTGCAGGCGAAATTGGACAGCAAAACGAGAACTTATAAAGGAGAATGCCAATATGGATATGATCAATCCTAAAGAAGTAAAAGCCGGGGACGAGGTATTTGTTATATATAACAACCCCCATACCCCTACCGTCTCAAATATCCGGGCAGCAGAAATCGTCCAGCATCCCAAAGATCCCAACGCGTATGCCCTGTTCCTAAACGAAACCTTTCACGTAATCGAGGACGACGACGCCCTGTTCACCTCACAAGCCGCCGCAGAAAAAGCATTTGAAGAACATTATGAATAGAAAAGCGGAGGCGGCTTGCCCAGAGCCGACAAGCATAAGACGCGCAAGGATAAAAGGCGTTCTTTGCCTTTAATCCTTGCGTGGCTTATGACTCGAGGCTCTAGCCGCCGGAGCTGGACAAATAGAAAAGCGGAAGCGGCTGTTCGGATTAAGGAACGCAGGCTAAAGACGCCACGTCCTGTGGCAACGCCTGCATGACCCGCGTCCTGCGGGCCCAGCATAAGACGCTTTGGAATTGGAGGCGTTCTTTGCCTTCGGTTCCAAAGTAGCTTATGACTCGAGGCTCTAGCCGGCGGAGCTGGACAATAGAAAAGCGGAAATGCCTTGTTCCAGGAACACGGCATAAATACTCTGCGTTATGCCAACAAAAAGAAGCCTGACAAAGGTTCAGGCTTCTTCCCATTAATCGTGCAGCATCAAATCTTTGGAAGCTCTCTTATTTCAGCAGTCATACCTGTTCCGCAAAGGGGGCATAATAAGTCATCGGATGCGAAATCTTTCCTCATCCACCCATTGCAGGATTCACCGGCGCAGGAGTATACTTCAGTATCCATTAAGATATCTTCTGGCTTTTCTTCTTGTGCTCTCTTGTTGAAAAAAATTGGAACCGCCTCCTTTTTTTCTAGTATGTGCAGGTTCTGCCTTTTTAACCTGTTAAATAAAAAGAACTGGAGGGAATATGCTTGGAGTCTAATAAAAGGTATACTGCTGCAGGAACTGATATTGAAGAAGTAAAGAAAAAAAATGCAGCTTCGGGACTGTCGTACAACGAAGTCAAAAGGCAGCTGGCAGAAATGCATCAGAACAGGAAAAAATAACAGCCGCATTTGACGGCTGTTATTTTTTAATCCAGCATCCATGGCCATATGAAGGCGGTCTGGCTCTTGGAATAATGGAAGATAGGTGTTTCTGCGGCTGCACCTTCAAGCTCCGGCGGTAAAAAGGAATTCTCTGCTGCCCTGCCCTCCGCCTGCATCAATCTCCACTTTTTATGATGGATATCCGTCCTTAAATATCGCCCCCCTATTCTATTGAATAAACAATATCTCTCAGTCAGCCACTCATCAAGTGACCCTTTTTCAGCTGTGTATGTTTGTCCGCAGGTGCTTAAGCTGCATTTGTATTTACGATGGCTGCTTTTCCTGGCAGCTTTTATGGTTAAGCTTTCATTATTTCTTTCTTTTTTCAAATCAGCCCAAAAATATGGGAGGAAATAAGCAAGTCTCGGACCAACTGTATTGAGCAGGGAATTCGTATCAAGGCTGAAAAAATAGACTCCCTGTTTTCCATTTCTCTTCACATAGGTACGGACGTTCATTTCATGGACTTTTTCTTTTAGCGAAAATCTCGGGGTGATTATCAAGCCTGCTTCCTTCAGAGAAAAAAAAACTACACTGATCCATGCCTGGCCTCCGTAAATATCTATTTCCATACCATCAGGCACAGAGCTTCTGATGGAAGAAGCCTCCACTGGCCAATGGACAAACACCACATCAGTCCAAGTCTGCGTCATTAGCCAGGGTAACTTTGGAAGAGGGTAGGGTCTATGGCTGATTACATTGAATACGCTCATTTTGATCCTCCTGCTGCTTTTTCATATTTTCCCCGGCTGCAGGAAAAAACCCGGAGCTGGATACCCCGGGCCATGACTCTTTCTTTATTGATTTTTTAAGTCTTCCGGCAGCGTATTATGAAGGCTTTTAGGAGCCGGGTTCAGAAATGGCTTCTCGGCATTCGGTTTAGGATCAGCAACATATTCATATTCTCCCTGGCCATCAAGTGCAGGTCCGCTTGCCCACCGTTTTTGTCATGTGACATAAGTCCTTCAATAGGTCTATGTTCTTAATCGAGAAGGTCCCACCTTTTACCCTTTTTATGCCAAATGTATTGTTTTTTGAGAAGCGAAAGCATACAATCCATTGCGGCAACGAAAAAGGAAAAAGGAGATTAAGAATTGAAATATACACAAAATGAAAAGCTGAGCATCTATAATGGCCTGGCTTCTACTATTTCTACGAATGCGGTCAACGGCTACATCCCCCTACTGGCCATCAGTGTTCTTGAGGCAACAAATCAGCAGATGGGACTGATCAGTTCCCTTCCTTCTATCATCGGCCTTCTGGCCATCATTCCTGGAGCAGTTTGGATCAATCGTTCACGGAGCAAAAAAAGGGTGGCTGTTGCTTCTACATTTGCGACAAGATTTCTTTTTATGCTGATTTTATTTGTACCTTTCCTGCCAAAGGAATATGCGCCATGGTTTCTTGTTGGGCTTATTGGTCTGCTCAATTTCCCGGGAGCTGTTTCCGGACTGTCCTGGCAGTCCATGATCGGAGATCTGGTCCCTGAAAAAAGACGCGGTGATTTCTTTAGCACACGCAACCGCCTTAATACAATTGCTGCCATGTTTATAACTTTCGGGACAGGATTTTTCCTGCAGCAGTATGACCAAGGTTCCCCTTTTCCGTATCAATTTCTCTTTGTGCTCGGCTTCCTCTTTGCGCTGCTTGAAGTTTATTACCTTTTTAAGCATAAAGAAAGCCCGGTGATAAAAGAAAAGCCGGAAGAGGGCATCAAGACAAAGAAACTATCATTAGCTGTTTTCAGGCACAAGCCATTCCTTACATTTGTTGTCTGCGGACTTTTATTTAATTTTGGTGCCCAGATGGCATGGTCCATTTTCAGCATATATCAAATAAAGGAAGCAGGAGCTACTGCCCTGTGGCTTTCCCTGTTTTCTGTAACCAACCAGCTGGCCCAGATTGTCAGCATTAAATGGTGGGCTAAAGCGGCGGACAGGAAAGGCAACAGCTTTATCCTATTCATTGCAGCAGCTGGCATGGCAACGGCCCCGCTCCTTACAGTCGCTTCATCCAATCTTGTTTACCTGACGCTAATCAATCTATGGATCGGCCTTTTTGTTTCGGGGACTAATCTGCTACTGTTCAATCAGCTTCTTAATGCTTCGCCGGAAAAAAACCGGACCAGCTATATAGCCAACTATAACTTTTTGTCATCCCTTGTCGGTTTTATCGCCCCGCAATTCGGAGTGTTCCTGCTTGATCATTTCGGTATGTTATCGGCTATGAGCATAACTTCTGCTGTTCGTTTTGCAGCAGCGCTTTCCTTCCTGTTTGCGGCTCTAACATTAGAAAGAAAAAAGATGGCTGCGGCGATTTAAGAGCAGGATATCCTGCTCTGTTTATCTTTAGACGGTTTTTGTGTCATTGCTGCTAATGATTAGATCATTTTTGTGAAACCAAGTTTTACAGACCTGTAAACACACTATTAGTCACGAGGATTATCCAGCTAAATGGTCCCATCACAATATGAAGCAGTAAAGCCATAGGAAAGTCGTTTTATTTCCGCCTATTAAAGGGATTGACATTTCCTGTGTTGAATAAATATTGATAACGCTTACAAACGGGGGTGGTATTGTTGCTTGAAACCGAAATAAAAGCAGATGAGATTAAGGAGGAAACCTCTCTCCTTCCCTCTTACAGGAGGGATATGCGCGAGTATACGGAAAAGCAGGCCGGCAGATTCATTAAGATGAACACTGTAAAGGATTGGTCCTTGCTCTCGTGGAAAGACATCGGGAAGCCGTACGAAGTGACATCATTTGCAAAAGAAAAGCATGACTGGGAAAGGGAGCATGAAAAGGAACTTCCCGTCCATACATCCTGGGAAATGTTCAACCGTTCCTTTCATCAGTGGTTTGTTAAGGATGTCCCAGCCGAAATGGACAGGTCTAAGAAGGAATTCTTGAAAAATGCAGCTATGATGAAGCCCCGTGCAGCGAAATCAGCTTTGGGCGAGCTGGTAAGGCTGTCACTATGGAATTATGTTCACAGGATTCAGGATGGGATTTGGGATCCGCGCGGAAAAAGAGGCCTATTTGCCAACTTGGACCTTGAAAAACCCCGTATCCTGTTTTTAGGTGCTGCAGAAGGATATGAAGCAATGCAGCTGTCTGCCATGTATCCAGGCGGAGAAGCAGTACTGGTGGATTATGATCCGTTTTGCAGGGATGCACGCTTTGAAGAATTTCCGGAATCATATCCCTTCCTTGGCCAAAATAAACAAACAGGGGGCAGAAAAGCTTTTTACAAAAATGATTTCCAAATTGACTATGTAGTGGAGGATATCAGGAATCTGCCTTATGGGAAGGAATTTGATATTGTCTTGAGCGTGGGGCTGCTGGAGCATTTCCCTGACAAATTAAAGCCCGAGGTGGTCGATTGGCACAGAAGTTTTGTGAAACCATCAGGGTATATCATTATGACGACTCCAAGAGCACAGCTCAGGTCCAAGCTTTATTATGAAATAATGGCCGATGTTATGAACCACACGTACCGGGAGCTTATGACAGTCGAACAGATGGGGCTTTATATGTATGAAAACGGACTGGAAATTCTTCAGCACGGAATTATAAAAGTGCACAATGGCATTGTAGCAAGAGCAAGATAAAGTGACAGAATCAAGCTGCATAGCGCAGCTTGATTCAAGTCAATTCTTATAGTCTGCCCTTTTGCCCACTTCAGGTTCTCCGCCGGTTTGATTGCCTGTTGTAGCGGTATAGCCGACTTGGTAGGATGAATTGCGCTGTTTCTTTAACGCATCCGGCATTTTGTATTGTGACATGTCATCCTGTGCTTCTTTTGGCATGATGAATCCCTCCTTGAGGCTGTCATTATATTGTTTTCTTTTTCAGGATTTTAATTCAGGGAGATCATCCATGCGAGCAAGAATGGTTTAGGGGGAAAACGCAAAAAGGAATCTGCCTGAAAACAGATTCCTTTTGCTCAAATGCAGAAAGGATTAGAAGCCTCCCCCAACATAAGCAGCGCCAACAATAATCAAAAGGATGAAAAGCACGACGATAAGGGCAAACCCGCCGCCGTAGCCGTATCCAGCTCCACCGCTCATTCATTGCACCCCCTTTATGCACGACCTAGGGTATTGTATGAGAAGGATGACTGTTTTGAATGGGCTAATAGTATCTTTGTGCTTAATTGAGCTCTTACCATAGAAATGGGACAAAAGCTAAAGCAGCAATTGCTCCGAACGCAATGCCGATGCCAAAGCCTCCCCAGCCCCAGCCCCAGCCCCAGCCGTAAGGATACGCAAATCCATCAAACTCTCCATAGCCGTGGCCGCCGTAATTCCTGCCGCCTGCAGGTCTGATAAAAACCTTTGAAGGTGTAACACGTTCAATAACTCCCACATGCTCTCTTCCATGCACAGTCCGGATCCGCACCATTCGGCCCATGCCGCCTCTGCACTGATTGTAATAGCTTCTTGACATTTCAATCACCTCCGATATGTTGTCCGCTAACATCATATGCAGGAGGGCCTGTCAGCTAATGGACAAACGTCCGGGGACAAGTGCGGATATTCCTAAAGCTGGACCAGTATATGTTGCGAAAAAAAGTGCGGAGCAATTTCTGCCCCGCATTTTTATACGGCATTCCTATCCAAATATTTTTTTGTCAAAAGCAGGCTGGCAATTAAGATTAGCTCAAACAGATTCGTAACTGCAGCACTGCCTGGATCAAATGGTACAGCACTTCCTGCAGCCATAATAGCAATTCCGGCAAACATCCAGAACCAGCCTGTTTTTTTCCAGACAATAACTCCGGATATCAAGAGAAAGACCGATACACCGATCACCATTATTGGAGGACCGTGAGCATGCAATGGTGCATATTTCAGCACCCCGTATTCAGTTACTGCCTCAAGCTGAAGATTCCTGATGGCAAAGAATTCTATAGACATTAATACAATGGTTATGATCCAGGCAATCCCCAGGCTTTTCTTTTGATCAAGCACCCTTGCACCCGATTCTTTTGCAGCATACCAGGCAAAGAGAACGAGGAGAGGTGTTGCGGCGGCATGTAAAATAAATCGCATTCTATTGAGAGACAGAAGCATGTCAGATTCTCCGGCTATCCGTCCTGCTGCAAGGATGCTATTATCATAGATCAGGCCGGCAATCACAACTAGCAGCACATCTCCGTATGTGGGCCTTCCCTTTTTAAATAAAAGAAAAATTCCCCAAACCAGCAGCAGAGTGTAAATGATAGCATAAATACCGAAAAAATAAGGATCCATCCAATCCCCCCTTTGTTTTTTCTTCTGTTTCCCTGAACCTGCTCAGACTAACCATATTTAATTTTCCGCAAAAGCGAATATGGAAAATAGAATCCATGTATTAATTTTCTAAACAATTTTATTAAACAAAATACTGGACTGTAAACGGATTCATGTTAAAATGAAACAGGTAAATTAGTTGGATGTCTGACGTCTGTTCTCATACAACATTTGGAAGACGTTTATGAAGATTTTTATAAGCTAGAGATTACTATTAGTTGTTAAGGGGTGGAACTGATGAATTTACTTTGGGGACTATTTGGGATTGCAGTCGTTCTTGGAATCGCACTTCTCTTCTCTTCAAACAGAAAAGCGATCAATCTAAGGACGATAGCTGGCGGACTTGCCATACAGCTTATCTTTGCTTTTGCTGTTTTAAAATGGAATGCGGGGAAAAAAGCACTAGAGATGCTCACTGAAACGGTGAACAATATCGTAGGCTATGCGAACGAAGGAATCAACTTCCTGTTTGGCGGCCTGTTTGCCGATGGAACGAATATTGGGATGGTATTTGCCTTTCAGGTTCTGCCGACTGTCATATTCTTCTCATCTTTAATCTCTGTTCTTTATTACATTGGTGTCATGCAGTGGGTTATCAAGATTATCGGCGGAGGACTTTCAAAACTGCTGGGGACAAGCAAGGCAGAATCCATTTCTGCAGCAGCAAATATTTTTGTGGGCCAGACAGAAGCTCCTCTCATCGTCCGTCCATTCATCAGTAAGATGACCCGGTCGGAATTATTCGCTGTCATGACGGGCGGACTTGCTTCAGTTGCAGGTTCAGTCCTTATCGGTTACTCCCTGCTGGGGGTGCCGCTGGAATATCTCCTTGCTGCCAGCTTCATGGCTGCTCCTGCAGGCCTGGTATTAGCAAAGATCATGATTCCGGAAACAGAACAATCACAGACAGATAAAGAGATTACTATTGAGAAAGATACAGAATCTGTCAATGTAGTAGATGCAGCCGCAAAAGGCGCCAGTGTCGGCCTTCAGCTTGCATTGAATATCGGTGCCATGCTTTTGGCGTTCATAGCGCTTGTTGCTATGATTAACGGATTGATCGGCTTTGCCGGCGGGCTATTCGGTGCAGACAATCTGTCTCTTGAAATGATTCTCGGCTATGTATTCTCGCCAATTGCATTTGCGGTGGGTGTTCCGTGGTCAGAAGCGGTTCAGGCTGGGGGATATATCGGTCAAAAGCTTGTTCTGAATGAATTTGTGGCCTATTCTTCCTTTGCCCCTGAAATCGGGAATCTGTCTGAAAAAACTTCAGCCATCATCAGCTTCGCTCTATGCGGATTTGCCAATATTTCATCCATGGCCATCCTTCTTGGCGGTCTTGGAAACCTGGCTCCCGACCGGAGAGGCGATATCGCTAAACTCGGATTCAAAGCAGTCGTAGCGGGTGCGCTGGCTTCATTGCTGAGCGCAGCAATTGCAGGAATGCTTTTGTAAGTATGCAAAAAGGAAAGAAGCCTTCGCTTCTTTCCTTTCTTTTTATATGTTAATCATCAGCATCTGCACTTAAACCTTTTACATGCTTCTTACCCATCTGCTTCAGAACTTTCCGATTCTCTTTTGTATCAAATATGATGGAAAAATCATATTCTTCCGGATATAGCTCCTCTGCCTTAATATACAGCTTGAGTCTTTTAGAGTTGATCTCCTTTTTCTCTCCTTTAATTTGCACAATATATTGATCCCGGCTGTCAGGTCCTTTATAGATAATCCCCAGTTCACCTGTACTTGTATAGAGTACATTGTCACCTGTTTTAAAGGCGGCAGGCTTTTCTATTTTTGCTGTCTTCTCTCTTTTCTTTTCGTGCTTCTGAACAAATATTTGCCTCTCCATCTTTTTCTTTGCTGTATCATCTGAAAGTTCCTGTGGATAGCTCTTCTCTATCCCGTATGAATAGTAATGGGCCCTTTCAATCAGCTTCGGATGGATTCCAAGCTTTAAAGCGATGGCAAATGCCTGGCTTTCTCCTGACTCTCCTATTTTCAGCCTGTATGTTGGCTTTAAGGTGGCAAGATCAAATTCCATGCTTCCATTTATAAAGCCTTCATGATGCTCTGCAAAAGATTTGATCTCTTTATAGTGCGTTGTTGCCAGGATAGCAGCTCCTTTCCTGTGCAGCTGCTCCAGAATAGCTGCTGCCAGCCCCATTCCCTCCCCCGGGTCAGTGCCTGAGCCAAGTTCATCCAGAAGCACCAGGGAGTCAGCAGTGGATTCTTCTAAGATTTCGCCTATATTTTTTATCCGGGAGCTGAAGGTGCTTAAGTTTTCTTCAATGCTTTGGCCGTCCCCTATATCAACCAGGATCTTCTGGAATATGCCCATTGAGCTTCCCTGGGAAACCGGGAGAAGCAGACCGCATTGAGCCATCAGGACGAGCAGGCCGACCGTTTTGATGGCAACTGTTTTGCCTCCTGTATTCGGTCCCGTTATCACAAGGGCTGTAGTTCCGCTCTGTCCAAGCTCTATAGTTAGAGGGACTGCTGAGCTCCCCAGCGAAGGATGTCTGGCATCAAGGAGGCGGAAAGACTGATCATCCTGAAAACAAACTGGGATGCCCTCAATCGCCAGCCCGTATTTTCCCTTTGCAAAAACGATATCATAATGGATCATTGTCTCGGCCGCCAGCTTGATTTCTTCATGCTTATCCTCCGCCAGCCCTGTCAAGTACAAGAGAATGTTCAGGATTTCCGACTCTTCATCTGAATGCAGCCAATTCAGCTGGTCCTGGTGTGCTCCGATTTCTTCAGGTTCAATAAAAAGGGTTGAACCTGAAGCACTTCTGTCCAGTACTGACCCTTTGATCTTATACCTGTATTCCTTCTTTACCGGCACCACATACCGGCCATTCCTCTGGCTGACTACCCCCTCCTGCAAAACCTCTTTATATTTAGCTGATTTCAGGATCTGGTTCAATTTTTCCTTAAGCCTTTCTTCCTGGATAGCAATCTGTTTGCGGATCTTCAGGAGGTCCTTGCTGGCATGGTCATCTATCCCCCCATTCCGGATGCAGCGCATTAGTTCTTCTGCAAGGAAAGGCAGATCGTCAACAGAGAGTATATAGGAAGATATTCTTGGAGCAAGGTTAGACTTGTCTTTCATATACTTCTTAAGCTTCTTGCAGGATTGCAGAAATTCATATAGCCTGCTAAGCTGTTCTACCCGCAGCACAATTCCTTTGTGGAATGATGACAGCAGGGCTTCAACCCCTTTCATACTGCCGATGGGGACACTGCTTCCGGTTTTAAGAATTGCAGCTGCCTCAGCAGTTTCGTCTGCCAGTGCTTCGATCTGGCCTTTTAGAAAGGATGGCTCCATGCTGAGTATCTTTTTTCTTCCTCCTTCCGTCAAAGCGAATTGAGCCGCATTTTCTTTTACCACATGGAAATCTAAAGACTCATAAGTGTGTGAATTCAATTTTTTTCCTCCTTTTTATCAATACAAAAAGCCGCAATGAACTATATCATTGCGGCTCCCAAAAATAGGATTCAGCATATATCAGTATTCAAAAAAGCTGTGCTCAAAGAACACAGCTTTCCACTGATAGAAAATGCTGCAGGCTATGACCGAGTTCTTAACTCTATTCCATGGGCACACTTAAATAAAAGTTCCCTTCCTTAATCTTTTAAGAAAGAGCCCCGGAATGACCGTATTTGATTAACGGTTTAGTTAAGAACGGCACCTAACATACAACATACCCCTTTTGCTGAACAAATTATTTAATACAATATAATTATATACAAGGGAGGCCACAGAAGTAAATAGAATTTTTCTTTTTATCAGAAATTTGAAGGGATAGACAAAAAGCGCAGAAGAATATTGTCGAAAATTATCTGAAAATTTGTTCTCTTTTTATTTGAATAATAGAATCTGTAAATGCTAACATAGTTTATGGAAGCGCTATCAAAATAGGCTTTTGGCTACATAAATTAATTTCAGGGAGGAATTGCAATGACCCAATTAACAATTAATTTGAAGGAAAAAGTAGAAAAGTTCCTGGCCGGAAAGAAAAAGCTTTTCATTAATGGAGAATTCGTGGAAAGCGCCTCTCAGAAAACATTTGAAAGCTATAACCCTGCTACCGGTGAAGTTCTGGCGACCCTGTATGAAGCAGGTCCTGAAGACATTGATAGAGCCGTGCTCGCTGCAAGGAAGGCATTTGATGAAGGAAAATGGTCCAAGATGGGCAGCGCTAAAAGAAGCAGATTAATGTATAAACTCGCAGATTTAATGGAAGAACACAAAGAAGAGCTGGCACAGCTTGAAACCCTGGACAACGGTAAGCCAATCAGGGAAACCTCTGCAGCTGATATCCCGCTTGCTGTTGAGCATATGCGCTACTATGCGGGCTGGACGACAAAAATCGTCGGACAGACAATTCCGGTAAACGGCCCATTCTTTAACTATACACGCCACGAGGCTGTTGGAGTGGTCGGCCAGATCATCCCTTGGAACTTCCCTCTCCTCATGGCAATGTGGAAGCTTGGGGCGGCACTCGCCACAGGATGTACGGTTGTTCTCAAGCCGGCGGAGCAGACACCTCTCTCCGCTCTGTATCTGGCAGAATTAATCCAGGAAGCGGGCTTCCCTGAAGGAGTCGTGAATATCGTCCCCGGCTTTGGTGAAACAGCAGGCCAGCCGCTTGTGGATCATCCTCTGGTCGATAAGATCGCGTTCACCGGTTCTACAGAGGTCGGAAAAATGATCATGCAAAGGGCTTCCAAGACACTGAAACGTGTCACGCTGGAACTTGGCGGGAAGTCGCCGAATATCATCCTTCCTGATGCCGACATGACAAAGGCCATCCCAGGCGCATTGAACGGAGTCATGTTCAACCAGGGCCAGGTATGCTGTGCAGGATCGCGTGTGTTCATCCAGAAAAAGCAGTTTGATAATGTAGTGTCCGATATGGTCGATCATGCCAAGAAGATCAAGCAGGGTGCCGGCCTGCATGCTGATACGCAGATCGGCCCTCTCGTTTCAACAGAACAGCAGAACAGGGTCCTTGGATATATTGAAAAAGGCGTCAGCGAAGGAGCAGAACTGCTTGTCGGCGGAAATAAGCCATATGAAGAAGGTTATTTTGTCTCTCCTACTATCTTTGCCGATGTACGTGATGAGATGACGATTGCCAAAGAAGAAATCTTTGGTCCTGTCATCTCGGCGATGCCGTATGAAGATCTTGATGAACTGATTGCCAGGGCAAATAACAGCGAATACGGCCTGGCGGCGGGCGTCTGGACGAAGGACGTCTCCAAAGCCCATTATATCGCCAGCCAGCTCAGGGCAGGAACTGTTTGGGTCAACTGCTATAATGCCTTTGACGCAGCCTCCCCATTCGGCGGCTATAAACAGTCTGGCATGGGCCGGGAAATGGGATCCTACGCTTTGAATAATTATACAGAAGTGAAGAGCGTCTGGATCGGAATGAACTGATCCAATCATTAAAAGAGGGGCCCGCGG is a window from the Bacillus infantis NRRL B-14911 genome containing:
- a CDS encoding MFS transporter encodes the protein MKYTQNEKLSIYNGLASTISTNAVNGYIPLLAISVLEATNQQMGLISSLPSIIGLLAIIPGAVWINRSRSKKRVAVASTFATRFLFMLILFVPFLPKEYAPWFLVGLIGLLNFPGAVSGLSWQSMIGDLVPEKRRGDFFSTRNRLNTIAAMFITFGTGFFLQQYDQGSPFPYQFLFVLGFLFALLEVYYLFKHKESPVIKEKPEEGIKTKKLSLAVFRHKPFLTFVVCGLLFNFGAQMAWSIFSIYQIKEAGATALWLSLFSVTNQLAQIVSIKWWAKAADRKGNSFILFIAAAGMATAPLLTVASSNLVYLTLINLWIGLFVSGTNLLLFNQLLNASPEKNRTSYIANYNFLSSLVGFIAPQFGVFLLDHFGMLSAMSITSAVRFAAALSFLFAALTLERKKMAAAI
- a CDS encoding class I SAM-dependent methyltransferase, whose amino-acid sequence is MVLLLETEIKADEIKEETSLLPSYRRDMREYTEKQAGRFIKMNTVKDWSLLSWKDIGKPYEVTSFAKEKHDWEREHEKELPVHTSWEMFNRSFHQWFVKDVPAEMDRSKKEFLKNAAMMKPRAAKSALGELVRLSLWNYVHRIQDGIWDPRGKRGLFANLDLEKPRILFLGAAEGYEAMQLSAMYPGGEAVLVDYDPFCRDARFEEFPESYPFLGQNKQTGGRKAFYKNDFQIDYVVEDIRNLPYGKEFDIVLSVGLLEHFPDKLKPEVVDWHRSFVKPSGYIIMTTPRAQLRSKLYYEIMADVMNHTYRELMTVEQMGLYMYENGLEILQHGIIKVHNGIVARAR
- a CDS encoding cold-inducible protein YdjO-related protein, producing MFFLYFFNISSCSSIPFIRLQAYSLQFFLFNRLKRQNLHILEKKEAVPIFFNKRAQEEKPEDILMDTEVYSCAGESCNGWMRKDFASDDLLCPLCGTGMTAEIRELPKI
- a CDS encoding transcriptional regulator SplA domain-containing protein; this translates as MDMINPKEVKAGDEVFVIYNNPHTPTVSNIRAAEIVQHPKDPNAYALFLNETFHVIEDDDALFTSQAAAEKAFEEHYE
- a CDS encoding erythromycin esterase family protein encodes the protein MFKNNAERIISDIQNHSIRIDNFNDLDAAAEAAGSSQFVLLGEASHGTSEFYTWRAELTKKLIGQYGFKAVCVEGDWPSCFEVNSYIKSYNQRLPQDVLKAAFNRWPEWMWANREIQDFIVWLRDYNEQAKKDMIGFYGLDVYSLWESMEEIIQHLEKDSSNDAEAAKKAFSCFEPYYRNPEDYAVSSGFYGESCEEEVMELLLNIRRDLAKYPPQNETALNLSVNSLVALHAESYYRSMVKGGAEDWNIRDRHMVSAIEEIIRYYGEATKIVIWEHNTHIGDARATDMEMHGMTNVGQILRERYAGKVFALGLGTYDGTVIAGRSWGERREVMLLPPAAEGSWEDLLHRAGAHNKLILFSSENRSLFQETIGHRAVGVVYNPEFELNGNYVPSQISDRYDGFLFIDRTSALRPLD
- a CDS encoding DUF2071 domain-containing protein; its protein translation is MSVFNVISHRPYPLPKLPWLMTQTWTDVVFVHWPVEASSIRSSVPDGMEIDIYGGQAWISVVFFSLKEAGLIITPRFSLKEKVHEMNVRTYVKRNGKQGVYFFSLDTNSLLNTVGPRLAYFLPYFWADLKKERNNESLTIKAARKSSHRKYKCSLSTCGQTYTAEKGSLDEWLTERYCLFNRIGGRYLRTDIHHKKWRLMQAEGRAAENSFLPPELEGAAAETPIFHYSKSQTAFIWPWMLD
- a CDS encoding YjcZ family sporulation protein, producing the protein MSGGAGYGYGGGFALIVVLFILLIIVGAAYVGGGF